A genomic window from Punica granatum isolate Tunisia-2019 chromosome 2, ASM765513v2, whole genome shotgun sequence includes:
- the LOC116194434 gene encoding germin-like protein subfamily 1 member 13, with product MKLFVALLVSALAISSSFAFDPSQLQDICVAVDEPKNAVFVNGKFCKNPNLTVADDFLFRGINIPRNTNNSVGSIVTMVAVDQLPGLNTLGISLARIDYAPSGLNPPHIHPRATEVIMCVQGELYVGFVLSNQLGNRLVTQILKPGDVFVFPFAMIHFQLNIGKTAAVAISSLSSQNPGVITIANAVFGSKPPINSKVLTKAFQVDKKIIDYLQSQFWYNNHS from the exons ATGAAGCTCTTTGTAGCCTTACTCGTGAGTGCGTTGGCAATCTCGAGCAGCTTTGCATTTGATCCTAGTCAACTTCAGGACATTTGTGTGGCCGTAGATGAGCCCAAAAATGCTG TATTTGTAAATGGAAAATTCTGCAAGAATCCAAACCTTACAGTCGCCGATGACTTCCTCTTCCGGGGAATCAACATTCCCCGGAATACTAACAACAGTGTCGGGTCCATTGTGACTATGGTTGCTGTTGACCAGCTCCCGGGTCTTAACACTCTAGGGATTTCTTTGGCCCGCATTGACTATGCCCCTTCTGGCCTGAACCCACCTCACATCCACCCTCGTGCAACTGAGGTCATCATGTGCGTCCAGGGCGAGCTCTATGTTGGGTTCGTCTTGTCAAACCAGCTCGGAAACAGGCTCGTCACCCAAATCCTGAAGCCTGGAGACGTGTTTGTCTTCCCATTCGCGATGATTCACTTCCAACTCAACATAGGGAAGACTGCCGCAGTCGCAATCTCGAGCTTGAGCAGCCAGAACCCCGGTGTCATAACAATTGCTAATGCCGTGTTTGGATCTAAGCCACCGATTAACTCGAAGGTCTTGACCAAGGCTTTTCAGGTGGACAAGAAAATTATAGATTATCTCCAATCCCAGTTTTGGTACAACAACCACAGTTAA